tcagtggtgttcaactctttgctacctcatggactatactacatggaattctccaggccagaatactggagtgggtagccttttccttctctaggggatcttctcaacccagagatcgaacccaggtctcctgcattgcaggcagattctataccagctgatcCATTACAGAAgcctaagaatattggagtggatagcctatccctacTCTAGAGGATatttccaactcaggaatcaaactgaggtctcctgcattgcaggcagaaacATATAGTTTAGgtaaagagggcttcccttgtggttcagctggtaaagaatttgactgcaatgcaggagacctgggtccaatccaggggttgggaagatcccctggaaaagggaaaggttacccactgtagtattctggcctggagaattccatggactggataaaccatggggtcacaaagagtcagacacggctgagcaactttcactttctgcttatGCAGTGTTGTTCTTCGcagaaactatgttgaataggtgAATTCCTCTCCAGCAAAACTGCAGCCACCCCAGTACAATGCAGCAGCATCTCAGATCTTAACTAATAACttcactgcctcctgttcccccttctctctcttacGATTAACAACAAGAATGatctttaaaaaacattcacattggaactatttaaaaaacatttaatggCTTTCCATTCCTTTTATAGTGGAATTCAAGCATTTTTCCATGGCTAATGGAGCACCACATGATCGATCCTTTCTGTGTATCTCTCTCCTCCTGGTTTGCCATGGCCTCTTTATTTCTTGAAATTCTCAGAATCTTTGCACGTGCTGTTTTCTGTCTGCAACTTTCTCTCCAGTATCCATGTCAATGTGTCTTTCTTGTCTTTCAGCATTCTATTTAACTGCTACCTCCTCCAAGTGGCCTTCCCTGTCATACTCACTAAGGATTCACCACCCATACCAGCAGTTACCGTTTATAAGTCATATCAACCCAATTGATTTGTCTCTTCCATCCACTAATGTGTTCTACAtttataatgtttatttattccCTAGTGTCTCTGCCACTAAAATCTAAACTACATGAGAACTCTGCTCCGTTCCACATTATATCTCTGTTCAGTTTATCAAAATATCTTCAGTGCTTACTCAGTTTCTAGAGTATAATAAGAGCTCAACTGGtgtttttgaaataaatgaatgaatgactatcccatatgctgtgctgtgctttgtcgcttagtcgtgtccaactctttgtgaccccatggactgtaacccaccaggcttctgtccatgaggattctccaggcaagaatactggagtgggtagcctattccttctccaggagatcttcccacccgagaattgaactgatgtctcctgcattgcaggcagattctctacagctgagctaccagggaaacctgacTATcccatatatacatgtaaaataaCCAAAATGCCTAGATTAAATGTTCCTCTTGTAGTTGGAGGTCACTGTGGCAGGGAATTATCAATGTTTGAGGCCGCCTCTTTAACTTTTCCCTAGAATTACCATAATAAATATGACAAGAGATATCTATAAATATTAACAGATCTCAAAATTGTTTGTCACATAATTCCCAATTAGCAATGCTCACATGATAACTCAGGTAAAATACAAAAGACCTATGAACACACTGACCTCTGAATTATGGGTCCAAAATGCCCAGAGGGAAGCTAGTCTTGTATTCAGGACTTGAGAGTTCACATAATTAAAGCTCCAGAAGTCATGGGAGTCAGTATGCACTTGGGATTTTTACAGGACAATTGCAACTGCTATTTATGAAAAATTCAGTATTCTACTAACGCCTCTAAAGAGACTGAAAGCAAGTGATAATTTTGACTTCTAGCTCAATTAAAACAGATGCCTGAAAGAGTGCAGCCATGTATTCCTGTGTTTAGAACCTGACAAGATCAAATGGAAGCCTGCAAATCTGAATAGCCTAACCTTGGGGGACCTTTTCATATGTTATGATGATGAACTGAATAGTTATTAATGACCTAATGGAATTCTAATAATATGCCagtaacttcattcttttatggtCATTTATGGAACCCTATGTGAGGGTTCTATAGCCATATAGCAGGGGGTGGAATATGACATAATAGAAATACCTGTGGTCTCTACCCCTGTTTCCTAACACAGGGCTCTACACCCTTGTAATTTCCTGGATGACAGGGGTGCTAGAAGCATCTTTTGttcaaatatttgttctttaaacCTGGTTCCTGACACAGGGCTCCTGAATCCAATGGAACCTCCTAGGTGATAGGAGTGTCTTTGTTTGAATGAGAAGAACTTTGGTGGGATTCTGTACAGCTTCTGGATGAGGACTGGTCACCAAAAGGATCAAaccatgattagaagcttggaacttTATGTTCACATGTGTTTCTGCAGTGAGGCTGGAGAGGTTGGAGACTTTTTACATGGCCTCCATAAAGATCCTAAACTATGTGGTGGAGAGTTTACAATTTGGTCAACAGATTCATGTGCTAGAAGggttaagtaagtaagtgaaagtaagtgaagtcgctcagtcgtgtccaactctttgcgaccccatggactgtagcctaccaggctcctccatccattggattctccaggcaataatactggagtggattgccattttcttctacaCTCCAAATTATACATTTCAGTTTCCTGGTGATAGAAACTCTTGCCCTGGAGACCCTTCCAGACCTGGTGTGGTGTGTCTCTCCATCTGACTGTTAATTTATCCTTTATAATATCTTTTATGTTAAACTGGTAAAGGTAAACAGATGCTTCAGAGAATTTTGTTGAGTCATTCTAGCAAACTCTCATACCTGGAAGAGGCCTGTGGCAATCCTTGACTTTGTAGCCAAGTTGGACAAAAGTGTGGGTACCTTGGGGACCCATTACTTGCAGTTGGTATCagaaggggagggcagagctgTGGAACTGAGCCTTAAGCCTGTGGAGTCTGGCCCTACCTCCAGGCAGTTAGTGTCAcaattgaatgaaagaataaagcatCAGGTTGATGTCTGGATATTTAGAACATACCAGTATTCCAGTTGGTTGGTATGGGAGGAAAAGACCACAAAGTTGGTGTCAAGAGTGTTGTGGTTAGGGaaagttttctttatccattatttGATCATTGCACATGTTTAATTTATCCTTGTTTCATTTAGCCTTTGTATGTTTCCACTTAATTTTGCAATTTTATGATAAATACTCTACATTTTAActtcagcctctcagtcgtgtctgactctttgcaaccccatggactgcagcacaccaggcttccctgtccatgaccaactcctggagcttgctcaaactcatgtccattgagtcagtgatgccatccaaccatctcatcctctgttgtctccttctcctcctgccttcaatctttcccagcatcagggtcttttccaatgagtcagttctttgcattatgtggccaaaatattggaactccAGCTTCAGcgtgagtccttccaatgaatattcaggactgatttcttttaggatttactggtttgatctccttgctgtccaagggactctcaagagtcttctccaataccacagttcaaaagcctcaatacTTAGCAGAATTAACTTAGCaatgtattataaataatatCCCATTTGCTTCTTTCTATGTTTCCCAATCCTTACTTGTTTCACCCCATTATACTGAGTCAAGGACTTTTATAATCTGTCTTGCTTTCAGATGGTCTAAAAAGTTGTCCCAGTATTTACATTGAGTTGGGAGCTCctgaactccagaaaaaaaactCTCTACCCTTCCGGTCTCACAATCTTGGCAACACTTCTAGTTTAATTAATgggtattaattttttatatatctatGTTATGGAACCATGAATGCTGTTAGCATATTAATTGCAATGCTTAGATTTAAGATACCCTTTTAAATTTCTACAGCTAAGGAAAGCTACATTATGCCGAATGGGAGTATTTGTAACATGTCCTTAAATATCATtagaagaaagtgttagtcgctccatcatgtccagctctttacaagtCCATGGAtggtaggctgccaggctcctctgtccatgtgattctccaggcaagaatactggagtgggttgaattccattctccagaggatcttcctatcacagggactgaatccaggtctccttcattgcaggcagattctctaccatctgagctaaatATGGTTAGACTTCCAGTCAAATCATGGAATTGTGGTGTCCAGACCTTACTTCCTATAGATATGAACCAATCAGGTTTCCATTCTCATCCTTGTTTTTGGAGTCCTCACAATCTAGACTAACTTGGTAGTAGAGTTTGTTCAGAAGACTGATTTAAAAGAACAGCTATAGGCTTGCTTGTCCTAGTCAAATTCTCTAGTAACAATGCTGAAGAAATGCATAGAATCAGAGGACTTGATTCCAAGTGAATCAGAGACTTGAGTCCATATCTCCCAAGACAAGCTATTGAATATCTCTGAGACTCAGCagtttcatctgtaaaactgagGTAAATTGTTAGTAATCAGCATCATGAGATTTctgtaagaattaaataaagAAACATAGTGGTTTGAACTCAGATTTTCTGGATTCAGAAACTGATTGCACAACTTTCTAGCTGCATCATTCTGGGCatctacttaacctctctgtgtatCAGATAATTTATTTGTCAAATAGAAATAATAGAACTACGACTATATGGTTTTTATGCGAAATAAGCCAGCTAATATATCATTGTGCTAGAATAGGGCCTGGCATATTATAAGTAGAGATTATTGTTTGCTAAATAAAGTCCTAGGCATCTAAAGGTGTTAATACATAATAGTGAAAATAATTGCTATCATTATTACTAATTCCAAGATGCCTACCATCTGGTTTATAAGTATATACAACTGAGAATAAGAAATATTATGATTTCAATTTAAGCACCCAGTAAAGCAGTATTTAGTGGGTCCTAAGTGTGATACTGGTAAACAAAAATTTATAGGTCATCAGAAATGTTAAGAAGAAATCCTAAGAATATATTCTGACACTTACCTTTCTCAGGGCCTCCTTTACATCTCTGTTCCTCAGACTGTAGATGAGGGGGTTCAACATGGGGATCACCACTGTGTAGAATACAGACAGCACTTTGTTCTGGTCAGTTGAGTAGGTGGATTTGGGCATCACATAAATGAAGGTAATCGTTCCATAGTAGAGAGTGACTGCAGTGAGGTGAGAGgtgcaggtggagaaggccttgTGTCTCCCTTCAGTGGAGTGCATCTTCAGGATGGTGTTGAGGATGCAGATGTAAGAGAGAGCTATGACGGACACTGTGAATGCAAAGATAGATCCAGACGAGATGGAAGGGATAATTTCAATGATGGAGACATCTGAGCAGGAAAGTTTCAATAGAGGGGAGAAATCACAGAAAAAGTCATTTATGTGATTTGGTCCACAGAAAGACAGAGTCAATAAACAACTAGTAAATGTCCAAGCATTGACACATCCACCTAGGTAAGATACCCCAATTAAgagagcacagactctgggggACATGTGGGTGGAGTAGAAAAGTGGCaagcagatggccacatagcggtcataggccatggcaGCCAGCAGGAAGCACTCAGCTGACCCAAACATGACCACAAAACACAGCTGAGCTTCACAGCCAGAAGCAGTGATGGTCACTCCTTGTTTCAGGAATCCTATAAGCATTATCGGTGTGACGGATGTGGTACACCCACTGTCCACAAAAGCCAAATGACTTAGAAAAAGGTACATGGGGGTGTGAAGCTGGGAACAAGTTCTTATTAGAATAATTATGCTGATATTGCCTACTAAGGTGACAGCATAGATTCCTAGAAATACCACAAAAAAGATGACACAAAGTGTAGGATCCTCTGTTAACCCCAAAAGGATGAATTCTGTCACACTGGTGTGGTTTCCAAACTTCATGTCCTCTGGGAATTGTTCCTGTtgagggaaattttaaaattgattaaaaaaaatgttttcattctaCACATTCTTGGTTTTCTTTGGTTATTCATTACACTTATTCATAATAATTTCTCCCTCTGCCTAGCTGTAAATATGGTGCTGTACAGGATTGCTTTGTCCCTTTACACAAAAGAAGAATGATTCAACCTCACTCTCTGGGAACTcagttatattcttttatttatctaATGTTTATTCTAAAACCCCTTTCCAAACTTTATTTGTAGAAAGATCTGTCTCCCAAGATCCAGGTCTATAGTTTCAGTCATCTTGGAAGTCTTCAGTTAGAAATCCCACAAATACCTCAAACTCAGCCTCCCCCAAACCAAACTCATCCTTTCATTAGACCATTCCTCCTGCCCTGTGTTTGTGGAATCCACAATCCACACAGTTGCTCATGTCTGATACATGGaagttgaaaggttgttgctgaaccatgaaagatgctgggattcttgtGCTCCAGAGGAGAAGAAGTCAATTTGGgaccagagacaaggcttgatcattCAGTTTTTgcgtaataaagttttattaaagtataaaagagatagagaaagcttctgacacagatgTCAGAAAGGGTCATAAAGAATgccccccctgctagtctttagccagatgttatatagctactagcagtctgctaattagagaatggaaatgtctcaaaactcagaaactggcaccaggcccctcacccacaacatgctgTGGTGGGTCATCcagggccataaaatgattgacaggaatcttgaagaaaggtagatttccatacaaatatataatttcattaacatagattaggagaacaatgtataaCATTTTGGTTTGCCAAGTCGGTTCTGAGCCTTTAggcagaaccgacttgaagacagagtctagggtaaatacatagtacattaacatagcttaagacaaacatttccatgagaaaaatgcattggttagctcaaagtTTGAGACAAGTTCATGTGGAACCAGgtatcattatggcaacacagaattttaagataaacctctttttaaatttgtatagagatggggaaaaaatatagCACTAGTATGTTTCCTCCTGCCacataagagagagagaaaaaatgtctgacgcttgcagcctgtttcctccatttggagacccctggccttccggCCTGTTATCCTCTCCAAGTGATCCTAGCCTTCTTCCTTGCATTGTACCACATCTAATAAAATCCTATTGATACTATCTACAATTTAGCTCTTCATTTTACTTATCCATTCCTATATTTCCACTGCTAGTTTCCCTACTGTAGGTGAGACcctgttcatttttctcttttattttattcatctgtttgCCTCCTTGTCTTCATTCTTGTGCCATTATAATTCACGGTACATCTGCCAAAGTAATCTCTTGCTGAAGTAAAATGGTGATGCTAAAGTGATCCTTTCAAGTCTTTCATGATTTCTTTGGCCTCCAAGATGAACCTACTCTtcttagcacagcacagtgtatGCTTTCTGATGTATCACCTGCATATGACTCTCTGGTTCTCTCTCAGGATGTTTCCATCCACCACTTGCACTAATCCAACCTTTCTGAACTATTCAGTCTCCTCCGTTCATCTGTCTTATTTGGCCTTTAATCCTTGTTTTCCAACTTGGATGGCCCCCAACTTTCCATTATCATTACCTTGGGTGACTTCTGCTCCTCCTTCAAGTTCATTCTCTACAAAATCTACTCTGACATCTAAGGTGTAATTAGataaatttcctttttgttgACCTCATGCTTTGAAGATGTTTAGATTGTGTTTCTTTGTACTAAATTatgggattttgttttgttttttgcttgctTACATTTTATTCCTCCCAATTAATACATAGTCTCCTTGAAATGGTGTTTATTCCTGTATCACAAATAACTAGTGTTTGGGACTAATATGTGCTGGAGAAAACCTGTTACTAGAATTTATGCATGACTTGTATAATGCATATGCCAGGTGGAATATACTTCCCAATTCCTTTGTACAATATTTATGCAGCTTCATATTCTATCCTTAGTTACTTTTTGAAATGTATCTCCCTATATACTTCTTTGctaatgttaggtagttagaataggaaaaggagtccagaatggtggtggctaaaagactaGGAAGGGAAAAGctcgtgaaaatagaacaaaggaaggtccgaggaccaaagtgaagacctcaggtagaacaaacagcactcctggctagcccagtttacatagggaaggcccagggggaggaggaaaaacacataaaaagaggagccaaaaggcCAGGGTCTCTCTGAACTGCTCGCTCACTCGcacgcgctctctctctcttttctcttcacgtcttttgggttggcatgctCTCACACCTCGaggattttcctttattttctaaataaaactgagctgtaacacggagctgcaATACTGGTCCATCCAAGAGCTGGTcccttgcttcaaatttttgttgtgatgagacagaacccaggaaattacaaactcccacGACATCTACTTTTGTGCTTTTAAGAGTCATGTTAACCCAACCCTGTGATTCAGTGTTATAGTTTCTAATGTTTATAGAAAGACAGTTTTCTAACAGCATTATTTAGTTAAGTTTTGAAACATTTACCATAAATGATAAATATAAGTACCAAATATCTTCAcaattcttgctgctgctaagtcacctcagttgtgtccaactctgtgtgaccccatagacagcatcccaccaggctgccccgtccctgggcttctccaggcaagaacactggagtgggttgccatttccttctccaatgcataaaagggaaaagtgaaagtgaagtcgctcagtcatgtccgactctagtgaccccatggactgcagcctaccagactcctccgtccatgggattttccaggcaagagtactggagtggggtgccattgcacaattcttaatttattaaaaattcctCACTTTAGAATATGAGCATTTAGTGTTTCCAATGGTGGGGCTTCAACAGAATGAATTGTGAGATATTATGAACCAACAGCTGAGAACCTACAGCTCATTAAAGAATGTGTTCCAGCTTTTTGATTGATCTTCCTTAAGTGCACTTAAATTACTCTAGTGACAGGCAAGGTTACTGCCAGGAGTGTTAATTCTATGAAttctaggtaaaaaaaaaaaaaaaatctgtttttggtTTCTCAATTGCTCTCTATGAGTCTAATGGCACAAACCATCTCCTTTCAGAGTTTAATGACACAAACCATCTCCTTTCAGTGCCAAAGCAATGATACTTGAATACAACCAGCACACCTCCACTGCCTTCTCTTTACCAAAATTAACATTCATAGATCCGTTGCCCATTCCACCTGTGGCATACTTTCCAGAGCCCTCCCTGTTTTGCTCTCAGCTTCTGAACATACTCTCAGTTGAGGACTGAGCCAAGCACCGAGCAGCATGTGTGCTCTTTGCCTTCTGACTCAAGTGGAGTTAAGTGGGCCCGATCCTGCATTCACTGCGCACACGGTGGGCTTCAGTCTGTGCTGACGGCAGCAAGGAGACTGGAGATGGAAAGTTCAGATCCTCCCAGTGGCCAATTGTTTTCACTTGTACATGACACTTGAATCTCTCTGActcccagtattttttttttttttgtaaaatgggaataactgtCCCCATATAATATCTTTGTTGTGAGATTAAAAGAAATGACAGCTGCAAAGTATTTAAAGATGTTTTGTCATACATGAGAGCTAAGTGTTTttcattaagtaaaaataaatagtgGATAGATTTTCAAttagttaaaatttttatgaGAAGTATAATATAAGTTTTCTTTCAACACATCAGGAGATTTTCCACAAATCCAAAAGAAGTCAGAAAGTATAGGATCTGATGGTTTCTTAGTTCTGGACCATGTCATTAATAATCATATGCATAATATGAGAACTGATTCttgcccttcccttcctctccactGACTACCTAGGAATCTTCTAGAGCTCTGTGTCATCTCATTCATGCTTCAGATTCTGACTCTCCCCAATCCTTTCCTTCAATGATTGGGTCATATTTGTTGATGATTAGGGGTCATAGGGCAAAGAGCCTCATGCAACCTGAATATCGGGTGGTTTATTCCTGGTTTCCTTTTCATAGCTGCAGTTACACAAGTTTAGCAGCAGCTTGGCTGCCACAGACCATCCACACTTCTCTGGGATCTCCTGGGAAGTCTATTTTGCATGCCTGGAATGACCTTTCTGCagtacatatctttttttttcccccttaaaaatagttttttttttttaattagaggatcgTTGCTTTACACTGTTATGTTGGTTTCTTGCATACAACcttatgaatcagccatacatatacacacgacccctccctcttgaaccttcctcccacttccTACCCCATCTCACTCCTCTAGGTTATCATAGAGCACCAATCTGAGCtacctgtgttatacagcaacttctcactagctatctgttttacatatggtagtgtatatgtttcaatgctacctCTCAATTCGCCCCACCCTCAGTTTCCCTCCTCTATGTCCACACAtctattctccatgtctgtgtctctagtCCCTGTAGTGTAAACCTTGCTAGGGCCACAGTTTCCTCAGGGGTCACAAAACAAAGTTGttgagtttcttttatttttaatttctcattgaacaaacaaaaaaattaaagtatttaaataaaatctatgaTAACTGC
This sequence is a window from Bubalus kerabau isolate K-KA32 ecotype Philippines breed swamp buffalo chromosome 15, PCC_UOA_SB_1v2, whole genome shotgun sequence. Protein-coding genes within it:
- the LOC129629011 gene encoding olfactory receptor 491-like, translated to MKFGNHTSVTEFILLGLTEDPTLCVIFFVVFLGIYAVTLVGNISIIILIRTCSQLHTPMYLFLSHLAFVDSGCTTSVTPIMLIGFLKQGVTITASGCEAQLCFVVMFGSAECFLLAAMAYDRYVAICLPLFYSTHMSPRVCALLIGVSYLGGCVNAWTFTSCLLTLSFCGPNHINDFFCDFSPLLKLSCSDVSIIEIIPSISSGSIFAFTVSVIALSYICILNTILKMHSTEGRHKAFSTCTSHLTAVTLYYGTITFIYVMPKSTYSTDQNKVLSVFYTVVIPMLNPLIYSLRNRDVKEALRKVSVRIYS